Part of the Maridesulfovibrio sp. genome, AATGATGACAACACAGCTGTTGTCGGTATCACTGACTTTGCTCAGGATCAGCTCGGCGAAGTAGCTTTTGTTGATCTGCCTTCCGCCGGTGATCATTTCGACGCCGGTGAAGAGTTCGGTACCGTTGAATCCATTAAGGCTGTGAGCAGCCTGTACATGCCCATTTCCGGCACTGTTGAAGAGATTAACGAAGGTCTTGAGGATGCTCCTGAAGATGTAAACACTTCTCCGTACAAAGACGGCTGGATGCTGCGTATCACACTTGATGCTGACGCAGATAAGAGCCAGTTGCTGAATCACGAAGATTACGCAGAAAAAATTAAGTAAGCCACCTGTCCCGGCCCCCATACCCGGGACATCCACTCCTTAGACGGAGCTTATACCTAAGAGCGGTCTGCTATTTTGCAGGCCGCTCTATAAATATCAGGAGGCAAGCCATGTGTTCTAAAGATCCTTCCAAGCCGTATCTGCGCATTCCGCCGTGGCTTCGGGTCAAGATTCCCTGCAACAAAACTTACAGTGCCACACGGGAGCTGGTTAAGGATCTTAGCCTGAACACTGTCTGCCAGAGTGCCAAGTGTCCGAATATGTTTGAATGTTTTTCTGAACATACGGCTACATTCCTGATTATGGGTGACACCTGTACCCGCAACTGCGCATTCTGCAATATTGAGAGCGGTGATATCCTGCCACTAGACCCCACGGAACCGTCACGGGTAGCTGAAGCAGCCATACGACTTGGGCTCAAGCACGTGGTAATTACCTTCGTTACCCGTGATGATCTCAATGACGGCGGGGCCGCTCATTTTGCCGCTACAATTCGTGCGGTTAGGGAACAGTTGCCGAAGTCTTCCATTGAAGTGCTTATCCCCGATTTTCAGGGCGATGAGGATGCATTGAATTTGGTCATTGAAGCCCGTCCGGATATCATCAACCACAATGTGGAAACTCCTCCTATTCATTACAGTGATATCCGCCCGCAGGCCGATTACAAGCAGAGTCTTGAGCTTATTAAGCGAGTCAAGTCGGCAGGAGCCATAGCCAAGTCCGGGTTAATGGTCGGATTGGGTGAAAATGATGAGGAAGTGCAAGGGGTAATAGATGACCTTGCGAACATCGGTTGTGACATTGTTACTATCGGGCAGTATATGCGACCTTCACTTAAGCATCCCGAAGTGCTGCGCTATGTCCATCCTGATGTTTTTGAAGAATATGCCTGCTACGGCATAGCGAAAGGTGTGCCGCATATGTACAGCGCGCCCCTTGTGCGTTCCTCCTACAATGCAGCCCTGTTTGCGGGGTTGAAAAGATAGTTCTCATTACCTCCTAAATAGAGAGCACCAAAAAATCCCCGGTAACCGTTGTGGTTGCCGGGGATTTTTAATTGGCTTTGTGATCCGGATGGAAAGGCTGGCTTAGTACATGCCGCCCATGCCACCCATGCCGCCCATGCCACCCATACCGCCCATGCCGCCCATGCCGCCAGGCATGCCGGGCATTTCAGCTGCTTTCTGGGGCTTTTCAGCGATAGCGCATTCGGTGGTCAGCAGGAGGCCTGCAACGGAAGCTGCGTTCTGGATAGCGATACGGGTAACCTTTTTGGGGTCGATAACACCGGCCTTGATCAGGTCTTCGTATTCGCCGATAGCAGCGTTGAAGCCGTTACCGTCTTTTGCTTCTTTTACTTTCTCAACA contains:
- the gcvH gene encoding glycine cleavage system protein GcvH translates to MSELTFPAEVLYHPEHTWVLINDDNTAVVGITDFAQDQLGEVAFVDLPSAGDHFDAGEEFGTVESIKAVSSLYMPISGTVEEINEGLEDAPEDVNTSPYKDGWMLRITLDADADKSQLLNHEDYAEKIK
- the lipA gene encoding lipoyl synthase, encoding MCSKDPSKPYLRIPPWLRVKIPCNKTYSATRELVKDLSLNTVCQSAKCPNMFECFSEHTATFLIMGDTCTRNCAFCNIESGDILPLDPTEPSRVAEAAIRLGLKHVVITFVTRDDLNDGGAAHFAATIRAVREQLPKSSIEVLIPDFQGDEDALNLVIEARPDIINHNVETPPIHYSDIRPQADYKQSLELIKRVKSAGAIAKSGLMVGLGENDEEVQGVIDDLANIGCDIVTIGQYMRPSLKHPEVLRYVHPDVFEEYACYGIAKGVPHMYSAPLVRSSYNAALFAGLKR